The Populus trichocarpa isolate Nisqually-1 chromosome 2, P.trichocarpa_v4.1, whole genome shotgun sequence genome has a window encoding:
- the LOC7472666 gene encoding uncharacterized protein LOC7472666 yields the protein MANAWKRENNKQPKLLSPILLILSLSLLLLLFLFFFSARSPSNPPNSTLFVTQVYPIPSFNCLESPQAHPVIANIVENLKYPFLYSLSDFGSLPDKPHKNIVRLLKGKPFRKPDISATIQQLLEGMKGRNGLVVDVGANVGMASFAAAVMGFKVLAFEPVIDNLKRICDGIWFNRVADLVTVFEAAVSDRIGNITFYKLVGRLDNSAVSANGAKLAFKSNEEIAFQVRTIPLDELIPNSEPVLLLKIDVQGWEYHVLKGAVKLLSRKKDAAPYLIYEEDERLLQASNSSAKEIRDFLHGVGYSHCVQHGTDAHCTKG from the exons ATGGCAAATGCCTggaaaagagaaaacaacaaaCAGCCTAAACTCCTATCTCCCATCCTTCTCATCCTCTcactctctctccttctcctcctctttctcttcttcttctctgctcGGTCCCCGTCGAATCCTCCTAACTCCACACTATTTGTAACCCAAGTTTACCCAATCCCTTCTTTTAATTGCTTAGAATCTCCACAAGCTCACCCTGTGATTGCCAACATTGTGGAAAACCTCAAATACCCCTTTCTCTACTCTCTCTCAGATTTTGGGTCTTTGCCTGACAAGCCCCACAAGAACATTGTGAGGCTTCTGAAAGGAAAGCCTTTCAGGAAGCCAGATATTTCTGCCACGATTCAGCAGCTTCTTGAAGGGATGAAAGGAAGAAATGGGTTGGTGGTGGATGTTGGGGCTAACGTGGGAATGGCGAGTTTTGCAGCCGCGGTAATGGGTTTTAAAGTGCTGGCTTTCGAGCCAGTGATTGATAACCTTAAGAGGATTTGTGATGGGATTTGGTTTAATCGTGTTGCGGACCTGGTTACTGTTTTCGAGGCTGCTGTCTCTGATCGGATTGGGaatattactttttataag CTGGTAGGTCGGCTTGACAATAGTGCTGTCTCTGCCAATGGTGCAAAGTTGGCGTTCAAGTCCAACGAAGAAATAGCCTTTCAAGTAAGGACCATTCCCCTTGATGAGCTAATTCCAAATTCAGAACCTGTGTTGCTTCTCAAAATTGATGTCCAAGGATGGGAATATCATGTGTTGAAAGGGGCCGTAAAATTATTGtcaagaaagaaagatgctGCTCCCTACCTAATCTACGAGGAGGATGAACGGTTGCTGCAAGCGAGCAACAGTAGTGCCAAAGAGATCCGGGATTTCCTCCATGGTGTTGGATATAGCCATTGTGTCCAGCATGGTACAGATGCCCATTGCACCAAGGGTTAA
- the LOC7462851 gene encoding transcription initiation factor TFIID subunit 4b isoform X2, producing the protein MDPNIMKLLEEDEDETMHSGADVEAFQAALNRDIGGDVSTSQPSDSSSVLSHENNQSSSQQFPNWPTVGQNDNASNTEELDAKSVEQQHHQEQQSSAMETKQHVPNADNQQQKGDVPQEPTHPPVLQKKFQDDIKQELVEQAPVQTPQSIGAQSSEQNPTPKSEPDKMQISDVDSQFLNFQKIGNQQTAGTDQAGNQKNSKQIPFVLLLPALKPHLDKDREMQLQTLFNKLRKNEIAKDQFVRLMRNIVGDQVLRLAVAQLQSQSGSNQSQLQSQAGRQNNVRMPAGISAAQFPDPHHFVLHPRGSISSEPSRNPPSAVQLQTDSSIVNSQKSKTVEWQPDSLGMQASQLHSSNTSIVNQERERSSISMQGQNKQPQHVHFPPTSFPMYGSSGGNYNQYPGTKVSTSGPSVKPQPHDQQTRQISHHQNMGVTQVGGPPHNMISTPKFERQNSANDPSRVHSGSVSHYTNKSAVQQNSVPWQAPPNREQSPAPFSSVNYVKPGSLEQAGEQQNKPQLLSPQVLPPAPVEQGNAISGNLKDQSLDKQSSKVVFSTSGGMVPPNSVSPSIATQLDPNGQVSSRNPSVASPAGVSARTPPKKHSVGQKKPFEALGSSPLASSKKQKVSGAFSDQSIEQLNDVTAVSGVNLREEEEQLFSGTKEDSRVSEASRRVVQEEEERLILQKKPLQKKLGEIMAKCGLKNIGNDVGRCLSLCVEERMRGLISDLIRLSKQRVDAEKPRHQTLITSDVRQQIMTMNRKAREEWEKRQAEAEKLQKVNDPEGENGGEGDKEKDEGRVKSVKANKEEDDKMRTTAANVAARAAVGGDDMLSKWQLMAEQARQKREVGMEGASSSQPVNDVNRNPQSPSGRNVKENLEAEKRSPAVPSASGAVRKFGRNQAIVPQTKVVRTITVKDVMAVLEREPQMSRSTLIYQLYERIRSDAAPE; encoded by the exons ATGGACCCTAACATAATGAAGCTTCTTGAAGAAGACGAG GACGAAACCATGCATTCCGGTGCTGACGTGGAGGCTTTTCAAGCTGCCTTAAATCGGGACATCGGGGGTGATGTCTCCACCTCTCAGCCGTCTGATTCGAGTTCGG TTTTGTCCCACGAAAACAATCAAAGTTCCAGTCAACAATTTCCAAATTGGCCAACTGTGGGGCAAAATGACAATGCCAGTAACACCGAAGAACTTGATGCAAAAAGTGTCGAACAACAACATCATCAGGAGCAGCAGTCATCTGCAATGGAGACAAAGCAGCATGTACCTAATGCTGATAACCAACAACAAAAGGGGGATGTCCCGCAGGAACCAACCCACCCACCAGTGCTTCAGAAAAAATTCCAAGATGATATTAAACAAGAACTTGTGGAACAAGCTCCTGTCCAGACTCCTCAATCTATCGGGGCGCAGAGTTCTGAGCAAAATCCTACCCCAAAATCCGAGCCTGATAAAATGCAAATTTCAGATGTTGAttctcaatttttaaattttcagaaGATAGGCAATCAGCAAACTGCAGGCACAGATCAGGCTGGTAACCAAAAGAATAGCAAGCAGATACCCTTTGTATTATTGTTGCCTGCCTTGAAACCTCATCTTGATAAAGACAGAGAGATGCAGCTGCaaactttatttaataaactGAGG aaaaatgaaattgcGAAAGACCAATTTGTTAGACTTATGAGAAATATTGTTGGGGATCAAGTGCTCAGGTTGGCAGTTGCACAACTGCAATCACAG TCAGGTTCCAACCAATCCCAGTTACAGTCTCAAGCTGGTCgccaaaacaatgtgagaatgCCTGCTGGAATCAGTGCTGCTCAATTTCCTGATCCACATCATTTTGTACTTCACCCAAGGGGATCTATTTCTTCAGAACCATCTCGTAATCCTCCGTCAGCAGTCCAATTGCAGACTGATTCAAGCATTGTCAATTCTCAGAAATCCAAAACGGTAGAATGGCAGCCAGATTCTCTTGGAATGCAAGCTAGCCAGTTGCATTCTTCCAATACCAGTATTGTCAATCAAGAAAGGGAGCGATCTTCTATTTCAATGCAAGGGCAGAACAAACAGCCACAACATGTGCACTTTCCACCAACTTCCTTTCCAATGTATGGAAGCAGTGGTGGTAATTACAATCAATATCCTGGGACCAAAGTTAGTACTTCAGGACCATCTGTGAAGCCACAACCCCATGATCAACAAACAAGGCAAATTTCACATCATCAGAACATGGGTGTGACACAAGTAGGAGGGCCACCACATAACATGATAAGCACGCCGAAGTTTGAGAGGCAAAATTCTGCTAATGATCCTAGTAGAGTGCACAGTGGTTCTGTTTCCCATTATACAAACAAATCAGCTGTACAACAGAATTCAGTTCCTTGGCAAGCACCACCAAATAGAGAGCAAAGTCCTGCTCCATTCTCATCAGTGAATTATGTAAAACCGGGCTCTCTTGAACAGGCTGGTGAGCAGCAGAACAAACCCCAGTTGTTGAGCCCTCAAGTGCTGCCTCCTGCACCCGTTGAACAGGGAAATGCCATTTCAGGAAATTTAAAGGATCAATCTTTAGACAAGCAATCTTCTAAAGTTGTTTTTTCAACATCCGGTGGTATGGTTCCTCCCAATTCTGTTTCCCCTTCAATTGCGACTCAACTGGACCCTAATGGCCAG GTAAGCTCGCGAAACCCATCTGTAGCTTCTCCTGCTGGAGTTAGTGCAAGAACACCTCCCAAAAAACATTCTGTTGGCCAAAAGAAGCCATTTGAAGCACTTGGTTCATCGCCTCTTGCATCAAG TAAGAAGCAAAAGGTATCTGGGGCTTTTTCTGATCAAAGCATTGAACAACTCAATGATGTCACTGCTGTCAGTGGAGTTAATCTCAGG GAAGAGGAAGAACAACTATTTTCAGGGACAAAGGAGGACAGTCGAGTTTCAGAAGCATCACGGAGGGTTGtacaggaagaagaagaaaggctgATTTTGCAGAAAAAACCTTTGCAGAAAAAATTAGGAGAGATCA TGGCCAAATGTGGTTTGAAGAACATTGGCAATGATGTTGGGCGATGCTTGTCCTTG TGCGTGGAGGAAAGGATGCGTGGACTGATAAGTGACCTGATCAGGCTCTCAAAACAG CGTGTTGATGCTGAGAAGCCAAGACACCAGACTCTAATTACTTCGGATGTTAGGCAACAGATAATGACAATGAACCGGAAAGCTCGGGAAGAATGGGAGAAAAGGCAGGCTGAAGCAGAAAAGCTCCAAAAAGTTAACGAT CCCGAGGGTGAAAATGGAGGTGAAGGTGACAAGGAGAAAGATGAAGGTCGCGTGAAGTCAGTGAAG GCTAACAAAGAGGAGGATGATAAAATGAGGACAACAGCTGCTAATGTTGCTGCTCGAGCTGCTGTTGGGGGAGATGACATGTTGTCAAAATGGCAACTAATGGCTGAACAAGCACGGCAGAAACGTGAAGTAGGGATGGAGGGGGCATCTAGTTCCCAGCCAGTTAATGATGTGAACCGCAATCCTCAATCACCATCTGGAAGAAATGTGAAAGAAAATCTTGAAGCAGAAAAAAGGAGCCCTGCAGTTCCTTCTGCATCTG GAGCTGTTAGGAAATTTGGAAGGAATCAAGCAATTGTGCCTCAAACGAAGGTGGTTCGTACTATTACTGTTAAGGATGTGATGGCGGTGCTGGAAAGGGAACCTCAGATGTCCAGATCTACTCTGATCTACCAACTGTACGAGCGAATCAGGTCTGATGCTGCACCTGAATAA
- the LOC7462851 gene encoding transcription initiation factor TFIID subunit 4b isoform X1 has product MDPNIMKLLEEDEDETMHSGADVEAFQAALNRDIGGDVSTSQPSDSSSVLSHENNQSSSQQFPNWPTVGQNDNASNTEELDAKSVEQQHHQEQQSSAMETKQHVPNADNQQQKGDVPQEPTHPPVLQKKFQDDIKQELVEQAPVQTPQSIGAQSSEQNPTPKSEPDKMQISDVDSQFLNFQKIGNQQTAGTDQAGNQKNSKQIPFVLLLPALKPHLDKDREMQLQTLFNKLRKNEIAKDQFVRLMRNIVGDQVLRLAVAQLQSQASSNQSQLQSQAGRQNNVRMPAGISAAQFPDPHHFVLHPRGSISSEPSRNPPSAVQLQTDSSIVNSQKSKTVEWQPDSLGMQASQLHSSNTSIVNQERERSSISMQGQNKQPQHVHFPPTSFPMYGSSGGNYNQYPGTKVSTSGPSVKPQPHDQQTRQISHHQNMGVTQVGGPPHNMISTPKFERQNSANDPSRVHSGSVSHYTNKSAVQQNSVPWQAPPNREQSPAPFSSVNYVKPGSLEQAGEQQNKPQLLSPQVLPPAPVEQGNAISGNLKDQSLDKQSSKVVFSTSGGMVPPNSVSPSIATQLDPNGQVSSRNPSVASPAGVSARTPPKKHSVGQKKPFEALGSSPLASSKKQKVSGAFSDQSIEQLNDVTAVSGVNLREEEEQLFSGTKEDSRVSEASRRVVQEEEERLILQKKPLQKKLGEIMAKCGLKNIGNDVGRCLSLCVEERMRGLISDLIRLSKQRVDAEKPRHQTLITSDVRQQIMTMNRKAREEWEKRQAEAEKLQKVNDPEGENGGEGDKEKDEGRVKSVKANKEEDDKMRTTAANVAARAAVGGDDMLSKWQLMAEQARQKREVGMEGASSSQPVNDVNRNPQSPSGRNVKENLEAEKRSPAVPSASGAVRKFGRNQAIVPQTKVVRTITVKDVMAVLEREPQMSRSTLIYQLYERIRSDAAPE; this is encoded by the exons ATGGACCCTAACATAATGAAGCTTCTTGAAGAAGACGAG GACGAAACCATGCATTCCGGTGCTGACGTGGAGGCTTTTCAAGCTGCCTTAAATCGGGACATCGGGGGTGATGTCTCCACCTCTCAGCCGTCTGATTCGAGTTCGG TTTTGTCCCACGAAAACAATCAAAGTTCCAGTCAACAATTTCCAAATTGGCCAACTGTGGGGCAAAATGACAATGCCAGTAACACCGAAGAACTTGATGCAAAAAGTGTCGAACAACAACATCATCAGGAGCAGCAGTCATCTGCAATGGAGACAAAGCAGCATGTACCTAATGCTGATAACCAACAACAAAAGGGGGATGTCCCGCAGGAACCAACCCACCCACCAGTGCTTCAGAAAAAATTCCAAGATGATATTAAACAAGAACTTGTGGAACAAGCTCCTGTCCAGACTCCTCAATCTATCGGGGCGCAGAGTTCTGAGCAAAATCCTACCCCAAAATCCGAGCCTGATAAAATGCAAATTTCAGATGTTGAttctcaatttttaaattttcagaaGATAGGCAATCAGCAAACTGCAGGCACAGATCAGGCTGGTAACCAAAAGAATAGCAAGCAGATACCCTTTGTATTATTGTTGCCTGCCTTGAAACCTCATCTTGATAAAGACAGAGAGATGCAGCTGCaaactttatttaataaactGAGG aaaaatgaaattgcGAAAGACCAATTTGTTAGACTTATGAGAAATATTGTTGGGGATCAAGTGCTCAGGTTGGCAGTTGCACAACTGCAATCACAGGCAA GTTCCAACCAATCCCAGTTACAGTCTCAAGCTGGTCgccaaaacaatgtgagaatgCCTGCTGGAATCAGTGCTGCTCAATTTCCTGATCCACATCATTTTGTACTTCACCCAAGGGGATCTATTTCTTCAGAACCATCTCGTAATCCTCCGTCAGCAGTCCAATTGCAGACTGATTCAAGCATTGTCAATTCTCAGAAATCCAAAACGGTAGAATGGCAGCCAGATTCTCTTGGAATGCAAGCTAGCCAGTTGCATTCTTCCAATACCAGTATTGTCAATCAAGAAAGGGAGCGATCTTCTATTTCAATGCAAGGGCAGAACAAACAGCCACAACATGTGCACTTTCCACCAACTTCCTTTCCAATGTATGGAAGCAGTGGTGGTAATTACAATCAATATCCTGGGACCAAAGTTAGTACTTCAGGACCATCTGTGAAGCCACAACCCCATGATCAACAAACAAGGCAAATTTCACATCATCAGAACATGGGTGTGACACAAGTAGGAGGGCCACCACATAACATGATAAGCACGCCGAAGTTTGAGAGGCAAAATTCTGCTAATGATCCTAGTAGAGTGCACAGTGGTTCTGTTTCCCATTATACAAACAAATCAGCTGTACAACAGAATTCAGTTCCTTGGCAAGCACCACCAAATAGAGAGCAAAGTCCTGCTCCATTCTCATCAGTGAATTATGTAAAACCGGGCTCTCTTGAACAGGCTGGTGAGCAGCAGAACAAACCCCAGTTGTTGAGCCCTCAAGTGCTGCCTCCTGCACCCGTTGAACAGGGAAATGCCATTTCAGGAAATTTAAAGGATCAATCTTTAGACAAGCAATCTTCTAAAGTTGTTTTTTCAACATCCGGTGGTATGGTTCCTCCCAATTCTGTTTCCCCTTCAATTGCGACTCAACTGGACCCTAATGGCCAG GTAAGCTCGCGAAACCCATCTGTAGCTTCTCCTGCTGGAGTTAGTGCAAGAACACCTCCCAAAAAACATTCTGTTGGCCAAAAGAAGCCATTTGAAGCACTTGGTTCATCGCCTCTTGCATCAAG TAAGAAGCAAAAGGTATCTGGGGCTTTTTCTGATCAAAGCATTGAACAACTCAATGATGTCACTGCTGTCAGTGGAGTTAATCTCAGG GAAGAGGAAGAACAACTATTTTCAGGGACAAAGGAGGACAGTCGAGTTTCAGAAGCATCACGGAGGGTTGtacaggaagaagaagaaaggctgATTTTGCAGAAAAAACCTTTGCAGAAAAAATTAGGAGAGATCA TGGCCAAATGTGGTTTGAAGAACATTGGCAATGATGTTGGGCGATGCTTGTCCTTG TGCGTGGAGGAAAGGATGCGTGGACTGATAAGTGACCTGATCAGGCTCTCAAAACAG CGTGTTGATGCTGAGAAGCCAAGACACCAGACTCTAATTACTTCGGATGTTAGGCAACAGATAATGACAATGAACCGGAAAGCTCGGGAAGAATGGGAGAAAAGGCAGGCTGAAGCAGAAAAGCTCCAAAAAGTTAACGAT CCCGAGGGTGAAAATGGAGGTGAAGGTGACAAGGAGAAAGATGAAGGTCGCGTGAAGTCAGTGAAG GCTAACAAAGAGGAGGATGATAAAATGAGGACAACAGCTGCTAATGTTGCTGCTCGAGCTGCTGTTGGGGGAGATGACATGTTGTCAAAATGGCAACTAATGGCTGAACAAGCACGGCAGAAACGTGAAGTAGGGATGGAGGGGGCATCTAGTTCCCAGCCAGTTAATGATGTGAACCGCAATCCTCAATCACCATCTGGAAGAAATGTGAAAGAAAATCTTGAAGCAGAAAAAAGGAGCCCTGCAGTTCCTTCTGCATCTG GAGCTGTTAGGAAATTTGGAAGGAATCAAGCAATTGTGCCTCAAACGAAGGTGGTTCGTACTATTACTGTTAAGGATGTGATGGCGGTGCTGGAAAGGGAACCTCAGATGTCCAGATCTACTCTGATCTACCAACTGTACGAGCGAATCAGGTCTGATGCTGCACCTGAATAA